Proteins encoded together in one Penicillium digitatum chromosome 1, complete sequence window:
- a CDS encoding extradiol ring-cleavage dioxygenase yields MAAVNRNMFEVSITQPPGGAQLMVLPLNLIAEIVSHVDDTGDLARLCRTCRVLNYMALPQLYRSLTLTSYDKIRYRGEQPEGIGSASPFTMGLNAIITRSYATLVRSMTLRGEWKGHELEEHARVGRVPDASMLLNIAARAAVDRMTNLESFHWELNTKMLDTVYTGLTQLPKLTSLTIRFPSSRHPQPTFVIPGMPHLRCLKITDIDPLCYPDDIATLLCKSRNLCDLKLHWSPRMRDAHEPSVSLHDYFRKLIASKRPLTVKKLSFQNLYAFHTDDFNYAFDPTTVEDVTFLSGVEGSSLVNTFIESSWPRTPPHAKLHMKSVRVDAVSKRNSEFIGNFFGLERLYFVNVTSESSDLLNCPRPGGGAVSSALTPPTSEYPLSGAPNGTATNATNSPIASASPVSQLNAMASMRDLYLSHITTNHGASLRHLLLPSRWPLSTGMIARLVHSCPNLEQLALATEFTSLESLGLLIPFLRNLKALRLLIPQSSGQSASSSLRTSPTARGTAVSDLSKAMQETLANAKTLAEVVDIDDSILTEMLSYELANKQVFGNVKVISMGWKAWELRDFYKAPIPLGIHKGSPTPTNNENASPETTTNSPVLPQGPSGTGFNTPYQPIATYKSPDTQATQISSWTNPRRGVLPPSILGKRSRDRDESETPRPPTGCPFTFDRREGSEDATAAYAGCYPYTLTDDGFVWRRRARRVGWEVLKHWEVWALDTQEI; encoded by the exons ATGGCGGCCGTCAATCGAAATATGTTCGAAGTGAGCATAACACAACCGCCTGGCGGTGCCCAGTTGATGGTTCTGCCGTTGAATCTCATCGCGGAGATTGTGTCACAT GTTGACGACACAGGAGATCTCGCCCGGCTATGTCGGACATGTCGGGTCCTCAACTATATGGCGTTGCCACAGCTATACCGGAGCCTAACGCTGACCTCCTACGACAAAATTCGTTATCGCGGTGAACAACCAGAAGGAATAGGGAGCGCCAGTCCCTTCACGATGGGGTTGAATGCGATCATTACGCGATCCTATGCAACACTGGTACGATCGATGACACTACGCGGGGAATGGAAGGGACATGAGCTGGAAGAGCATGCCCGAGTCGGCCGGGTGCCCGACGCATCAATGCTGTTGAACATTGCCGCCCGTGCTGCGGTAGATCGCATGACTAATCTGGAGAGCTTCCACTGGGAACTGAACACCAAAATGCTCGACACGGTTTATACAGGGCTGACCCAGCTGCCGAAGCTCACATCCTTGACGATCCGGTTTCCATCGAGTCGTCACCCACAGCCCACTTTCGTGATACCGGGAATGCCACATTTGCGATGTCTGAAAATCACCGATATCGACCCGCTATGCTACCCCGATGACATAGCGACTCTTCTTTGTAAAAGTAGGAACTTGTGCGATTTGAAATTACATTGGTCGCCACGAATGCGAGATGCGCACGAGCCGAGTGTCTCTCTGCATGATTACTTCCGCAAGCTGATCGCAAGCAAGCGACCACTGACGGTCAAGAAGCTGTCATTCCAAAATCTGTATGCCTTCCACACCGACGATTTCAACTACGCTTTCGATCCGACTACCGTCGAAGATGTTACATTCCTCAGTGGTGTTGAGGGCTCTAGTCTGGTCAACACATTCATCGAGAGTAGCTGGCCGAGAACTCCACCCCATGCAAAGCTTCACATGAAATCCGTTCGGGTGGATGCAGTGTCAAAACGGAATTCGGAGTTCATTGGGAATTTCTTTGGCCTCGAGCGGTTATACTTCGTCAATGTCACATCGGAATCAAGCGATCTGCTCAATTGCCCACGACCCGGAGGAGGTGCAGTCTCATCGGCGCTCACGCCCCCAACATCCGAATACCCTTTGTCTGGTGCGCCCAACGGAACGGCAACCAATGCAACCAACTCCCCTATCGCTTCTGCCTCTCCAGTTAGTCAGCTCAATGCTATGGCTAGCATGCGAGACCTCTATCTCTCACACATTACCACAAATCATGGCGCATCGTTGCGCCATCTACTTCTCCCCTCTAGATGGCCTCTCTCCACTGGGATGATCGCGCGACTCGTCCACAGCTGTCCGAATTTGGAACAGCTCGCCCTCGCAACAGAATTTACCAGTCTGGAATCACTTGGTCTACTAATACCCTTCCTCCGGAATTTGAAGGCGCTTCGACTTCTCATTCCCCAGTCTTCCGGACAATCTGCTAGTTCTTCTCTGAGGACATCCCCAACTGCACGAGGAACGGCAGTATCTGATCTAAGCAAGGCGATGCAAGAGACTTTGGCGAATGCCAAAACACTCGCAGAGGTGGTGGACATCGACGACTCAATTCTAACGGAAATGCTGAGTTACGAGCTTGCCAACAAGCAAGTCTTCGGAAACGTGAAGGTCATCAGCATGGGCTGGAAAGCCTGGGAACTGCGGGATTTCTACAAAGCACCCATCCCACTCGGGATCCACAAAGGGTCCCCAACACCAACCAATAACGAAAATGCATCCCCGGAGACAACGACAAATAGCCCTGTTCTCCCGCAAGGCCCCAGTGGCACTGGATTCAACACACCGTATCAGCCTATTGCCACCTACAAATCACCCGATACGCAGGCAACACAAATTTCCTCTTGGACCAATCCAAGACGCGGCGTCCTACCGCCATCAATACTAGGGAAACGATCACGAGACCGAGATGAAAGCGAAACTCCCAGACCACCAACTGGCTGCCCGTTTACCTTCGATAGGCGTGAAGGTAGTGAAGACGCGACGGCTGCCTACGCCGGCTGCTACCCGTACACTCTAACCGATGATGGTTTTGTGTGGAGACGGCGTGCACGACGGGTGGGATGGGAGGTGTTGAAGCATTGGGAGGTGTGGGCGCTGGATACGCAAGAGATTTGA
- a CDS encoding PalH, whose protein sequence is MENDFHLLPRQIWANPTPTTTKTYLPGCTPVVLPSNGLVYLNKSFAITLSEIAIFEPTCTGLPTDDVHISAVLDTRDPFYSSITPQLYAIGCATVVSYLLVIILFITPRTFYVGGPGGGANFLGRHGMISGSYTGNSSVVGVGGRPWLQKVAAILVAVSLTIATVDSFRVAERQYDYGFSDAEALSQEVIDGLEIRIVRVISSTFLWLAQVQTLIRLFPRHKEKVMIKWAGFALIVLDTTFSIMDNFWARSSPTRPRLYEDAIPALSYLFELSLNLLYAAWVIFYSISKHRYAFFHPKMRNICLVALLSLCAILIPVVFFVLDIAKPEIAGWGTYIRWVGSAAASVVVWEWVERIEALERDETKDGILGREVFDGDEMLEVTPSEEVDWPRFSGPGHDQGGGSGASSGWGGVMGLAHRPLRARAVLPRGNRNRRAGAPPYNQAATSALQGPNNDRPTPPPAAITPISRADTTSAASTVYNVRYHSVASPTPPAAMPNMHEEEELDEDKELEGRVTHAPNPNGPALSIQNTREQSPQIIQPDPRWHVLLHPFKRRRASLPKEVASAQAGEEYSEHRPSTAAEEAEAEMKAARSRADHFFSLHRKPRLGTGPQNADGALPVTVIPARRRGQHTWSPQNRLLEDTRPPGESRPIEPLHHETPSSRPNLPVRVIPSRPQASAPWTEADVERGGGDYVLHYDPEAAALINEAISHPDRNNHVTDDDQQSWTDTTYEERGDMSAEPTEPSHPEHGPNTHGNSS, encoded by the exons ATGGAAAATGATTTCCATTTGCTTCCCCGCCAGATCTGGGCGAATCCAACACCGACTACGACGAAGACTTATTTACCCGGTTGTACGCCTGTTGTCTTGCCTAGTAATG GACTCGTATACCTCAACAAATCATTTGCTATTACCCTCAGTGAAATCGCCATCTTCGAGCCTACCTGCACAGGCTTGCCAACTGACGATGTTCATATCTCCGCTGTCCTCGATACCCGCGATCCATTCTACTCCTCCATTACCCCACAGCTATATGCAATTGGCTGTGCAACTGTCGTTAGCTATCTTCTTGTCATCATCCTTTTTATCACACCGCGCACTTTTTATGTCGGCGGCCCCGGCGGCGGCGCTAATTTCCTCGGCCGCCATGGGATGATCAGCGGCTCATATACCGGGAACTCGTCGGTGGTCGGAGTCGGTGGGCGACCGTGGCTACAGAAAGTGGCCGCGATCTTGGTTGCGGTCTCGTTGACTATCGCCACGGTCGATTCCTTCCGAGTCGCCGAGAGGCAGTATGACTACGGGTTCTCCGATGCTGAGGCGCTTTCCCAGGAGGTTATTGACGGACTGGAAATTCGCATCGTGCGCGTCATATCGAGCACATTTCTGTGGCTTGCGCAGGTTCAGACATTAATTCGATTGTTTCCGCGACATAAGGAAAAAGTTATGATCAAATGGGCTGGGTTTGCGTTGATTGTGCTGGATACGACTTTCAGTATCATGGATAATTTTTGGGCAAGGAGCTCTCCGACACGACCCAGGCTATACGAGGATGCCATTCCTGCTTTAAGTTACTTGTTTGAGCTGTCCCTCAACCTTCTGTATGCTGCGTGGGTGATTTTCTACTCGATATCCAAGCATCGTTATGCGTTTTTCCACCCGAAGATGCGGAATATCTGCTTAGTGGCTCTTCTCTCGCTATGCGCCATTCTAATACCCgtcgttttctttgttttagATATTGCGAAGCCAGAAATCGCTGGCTGGGGTACCTATATTCGATGGGTAGGTTCTGCCGCGGCCAGTGTGGTGGTTTGGGAGTGGGTGGAACGAATTGAAGCGCTGGAACGAGATGAAACCAAAGATGGGATTCTCGGGCGAGAGGTTTTCGACGGCGATGAAATGCTTGAGGTCACTCCGTCTGAAGAAGTTGACTGGCCACGTTTCTCGGGCCCAGGACACGACCAAGGTGGTGGCAGTGGCGCATCGTCTGGATGGGGCGGTGTCATGGGTTTAGCCCATCGACCTCTACGGGCCCGGGCTGTACTGCCTCGCGGTAATCGAAACAGAAGAGCCGGAGCACCACCATATAACCAAGCCGCTACGTCGGCACTGCAGGGCCCAAACAATGACCGGCCCACTCCACCCCCAGCGGCGATCACACCGATCAGCCGTGCCGATACTACTAGTGCAGCAAGTACAGTATACAATGTCCGGTACCATTCGGTGGCGAGTCCTACGCCTCCCGCCGCAATGCCAAATATGcacgaggaggaggaattggatgaagatAAGGAACTGGAAGGCAGGGTGACACATGCTCCTAATCCAAATGGTCCTGCCCTTTCTATTCAAAATACCCGAGAGCAGTCACCGCAGATTATCCAACCCGATCCGCGATGGCATGTTCTCCTGCACCCATTCAAGAGGCGACGTGCATCTCTGCCAAAAGAAGTGGCATCTGCACAAGCTGGGGAAGAATACTCAGAACATAGACCATCTACTGCAGCAGAAGAAGCCGAGGCAGAAATGAAAGCTGCGCGGTCTCGAGCTGACcacttcttttctctccatCGGAAACCCCGACTAGGCACGGGACCACAAAATGCCGACGGCGCCTTACCAGTTACCGTTATTCCAGCACGCCGCCGTGGCCAGCACACATGGTCACCGCAAAACCGACTGCTAGAGGATACTCGACCACCGGGAGAGAGCCGGCCAATAGAACCCCTTCACCACGAAACGCCCTCTAGTCGTCCCAATTTACCTGTGCGGGTGATTCCTTCTCGACCGCAAGCGTCTGCTCCATGGACGGAGGCAGATGTAGAGCGAGGAGGCGGAGACTATGTTCTACACTATGACCCCGAGGCTGCGGCACTGATCAATGAGGCCATCAGCCATCCTGATCGCAATAATCATGTCACAGATGACGACCAACAAAGTTGGACAGATACGACATACGAAGAAAGAGGTGATATGTCAGCGGAACCAACGGAACCATCCCACCCTGAGCACGGGCCCAACACACATGGCAACTCTTCTTAA
- a CDS encoding Aspartic protease pep1, giving the protein MVVFSKVTAALTCFSVAASAAAVPVKSPRQAFTVSQVKKTTTGAKTVNLPALYAKALSKYGAPVPAAVRAAAVSGSAITTPEGNDDEYLTPVKIGETTLNLDFDTGSADLWVFSSELSPSDQNGHDVYQIGSSGTKLWGSSWSISYGDGSSASGDVYKDTVTVGGVRAIGQAVEAAQQISEEFVQDTSNDGLLGLAFSSINTVTPVPQTTFFDTVKSSLDQPLFAVTLKHGAPGTYDFGFIDENKFIGSVAFTDVDNSDGFWSFTTDSHKIGSGSTGGPITGIADTGTTLLLLPDSVVDAYYRQVKGARNSDSAGGYVFPCSANLPDFTVTISGYDAVVPGSLINYASVNPGSSSCFGGIQSNTGLGFSIFGDIFLKSQYVVFDSEGPSLGFAAQA; this is encoded by the exons ATGGTTGTCTTCAGCAAAGTTACGGCCGCTCTCACTTGCTTCTCGGTCGCTGCCTCGGCTGCAGCTGTGCCAGTCAAGAGCCCCCGTCAGGCCTTCACTGTAAGCCAGGTGAAGAAGACTACTACCGGCGCTAAGACTGTCAACTTGCCCGCTTTGTACGCCAAAGCACTGTCCAAGTATGGTGCACCGGTCCCGGCCGCAGTTCGCGCTGCTGCTGTGAGTGGCTCTGCCATTACCACCCCTGAAGGCAACGACGATGAGTACCTCACGCCAGTCAAGATTGGCGAAACCACCTTGAACTTGGACTTCGACACTGGCTCTGCTGACCT CTGGGTTTTCTCTTCCGAACTCAGTCCATCGGACCAGAATGGCCACGACGTCTACCAGATTGGCAGCTCCGGCACTAAGCTGTGGGGTTCTAGCTGGTCTATCTCTTACGGTGATGGCAGCAGTGCCAGTGGTGATGTCTACAAGGACACTGTCACCGTTGGTGGAGTCAGGGCCATTGGCCAAGCCGTTGAGGCTGCCCAGCAGATCAGCGAGGAGTTCGTGCAGGACACAAGCAACGACGGCCTGCTGGGTCTGGCTTTCAGCTCCATCAACACCGTCACCCCCGTGCCTCAGACTACTTTCTTCGACACCGTCAAGTCCAGCCTCGACCAGCCCCTGTTTGCTGTGACTCTCAAGCACGGTGCCCCTGGCACCTATGACTTCGGTTTCATTGACGAGAATAAGTTCATTGGATCTGTTGCCTTCACCGACGTTGACAACTCCGATGGATTCTGGTCCTTCACCACCGACAGCCACAAGATCGGCTCCGGTTCTACTGGCGGCCCTATCACCGGTATTGCCG ATACCGGTACCACCCTTCTCCTGCTCCCTGACTCTGTCGTCGACGCCTACTACAGACAGGTTAAGGGCGCCCGGAACAGCGACTCTGCGGGTGGCTATGTCTTCCCTTGCTCTGCCAACCTGCCTGACTTCACTGTGACCATCAGTGGCTACGACGCCGTGGTTCCCGGAAGCCTCATCAACTACGCTTCCGTCAACCCTGGTAGCTCCTCCTGCTTCGGTGGTATCCAGAGCAACACTGGCCTTGGCTTCTCCATCTTCGGTGATATCTTCCTTAAGAGCCAGTACGTCGTTTTCGACTCTGAAGGACCTAGTCTTGGTTTCGCCGCCCAGGCATAA